One part of the Archangium lipolyticum genome encodes these proteins:
- a CDS encoding FBP domain-containing protein yields the protein MFRIETEKDLLQAFRPRDRKTLELPEGIKFPLFVRDYLAWTEPAGTRVFLMLPSPGDSRRPMGIAFRRDSQGGGPGSCMCDWCHSYGAADEIGLLTTDVNSKRRVGINLCMDLRCKEKLESVADRSGRHPLELMQPLMERMVRFAREALGVDTVPQD from the coding sequence ATGTTCCGGATCGAAACAGAGAAAGACCTGCTGCAAGCATTCCGCCCGAGAGACCGGAAGACGCTCGAGCTCCCCGAGGGCATCAAGTTCCCGCTCTTCGTCCGCGACTACCTGGCGTGGACGGAGCCCGCCGGGACGCGGGTGTTCCTGATGCTCCCCTCGCCGGGCGACAGCAGGCGGCCCATGGGCATCGCGTTCCGCCGGGACTCGCAAGGCGGTGGGCCGGGCTCGTGCATGTGCGACTGGTGCCACTCCTACGGCGCGGCGGACGAGATCGGGCTGCTCACCACGGACGTGAATTCGAAGCGCCGGGTGGGCATCAACCTGTGCATGGACCTGCGCTGCAAGGAGAAGCTGGAGTCGGTGGCGGACCGGTCCGGCCGGCACCCGCTGGAACTCATGCAGCCGCTGATGGAACGCATGGTCCGCTTCGCGCGCGAGGCGCTCGGGGTCGACACCGTTCCACAAGACTGA
- a CDS encoding anthranilate synthase component I family protein encodes MNAQERKAAYRQRAEKGEAVPVSVVLPADLDTPLSAYLKLGGARGFILESCHGGERFGRYSHVGSAPSGRLRLDRNGGTLWRGDQSQRLDGKPLDVLRSVWREHAVATLPGEPPFVGGLVGYLGYNCMSWFERHVPDRHSPDISFPDSEWLLCDEFVTHDSRTQTLHATVIARPSRHGSAAQALRDAEARAEALAERLLRPLPVDAYVPNPPMRGEAEVSVHWDRAGYEAAVERVKEYIRAGDCMQVVLARRFEARGAPPPLSLYRALRRINPSPYLFHIELGEARALVGASPELLVQVREGDVVVRPIAGTRRRGTTEAEDLALEKELLADEKERAEHMMLVDLGRNDVGRVAAPGSVRVEDLMVIERYSHVMHIVSQVRGKLDAKYDALDALAYTFPAGTVSGAPKIRAMQIIDELEPTRRGPYAGAVGYLSFCGALDLAIALRTFFIDGDRTMWEAGAGLVADSVPSKEADETEAKARVLATALKQAREGGVR; translated from the coding sequence ATGAACGCTCAGGAGCGCAAGGCGGCCTACCGCCAACGCGCGGAGAAGGGCGAGGCGGTCCCCGTCTCGGTCGTGCTCCCCGCCGACCTCGACACCCCGCTGTCCGCCTACCTCAAGCTCGGTGGCGCGCGCGGCTTCATCCTCGAGTCCTGCCACGGTGGCGAGCGCTTCGGCCGCTACAGCCACGTCGGCTCGGCTCCCTCCGGCCGGCTCCGGCTCGACCGCAACGGCGGCACCCTCTGGCGCGGCGACCAGTCTCAGCGTCTGGATGGCAAGCCGCTCGATGTCCTCCGCTCCGTCTGGCGCGAGCATGCCGTCGCCACCCTCCCCGGTGAGCCCCCCTTCGTCGGCGGCCTGGTCGGCTACCTCGGCTACAACTGCATGTCCTGGTTCGAGCGCCATGTGCCCGACCGGCACTCGCCTGACATCTCCTTCCCCGACTCCGAGTGGTTGCTGTGCGATGAGTTCGTCACCCACGACTCGCGCACCCAGACGCTGCACGCCACCGTCATCGCCCGGCCATCCCGTCATGGCAGCGCCGCCCAGGCCCTCAGGGATGCCGAGGCCCGCGCCGAGGCTCTCGCCGAGCGCCTGCTCCGGCCGCTCCCCGTGGATGCCTACGTCCCCAACCCGCCCATGCGCGGCGAAGCGGAGGTCTCCGTCCACTGGGACCGCGCTGGCTACGAGGCCGCCGTGGAGCGGGTGAAGGAGTACATCCGCGCCGGTGACTGCATGCAGGTGGTGCTCGCCCGCCGCTTCGAGGCCCGTGGCGCTCCGCCGCCGCTCTCTCTCTACCGGGCGCTGCGTCGCATCAACCCCTCGCCGTACCTCTTCCACATCGAGCTGGGAGAGGCGCGCGCGCTGGTGGGCGCCTCCCCGGAGCTGCTGGTGCAGGTGCGCGAGGGCGATGTCGTGGTGCGTCCCATCGCCGGCACCCGCCGCCGCGGTACCACCGAGGCCGAGGACCTGGCCCTGGAGAAGGAGCTGCTCGCCGACGAGAAGGAGCGCGCCGAGCACATGATGCTGGTGGACCTGGGCCGCAACGACGTGGGCCGTGTGGCCGCGCCGGGCTCGGTGCGTGTCGAGGACCTCATGGTCATCGAGCGCTACAGCCACGTCATGCACATCGTCTCGCAGGTGCGCGGGAAGCTCGACGCGAAGTACGACGCGCTCGACGCCCTGGCCTACACCTTCCCCGCGGGTACGGTGTCGGGGGCTCCGAAGATTCGCGCGATGCAGATCATCGACGAGCTGGAGCCCACGCGCCGTGGCCCCTACGCGGGCGCGGTGGGCTACCTGTCCTTCTGCGGCGCACTCGACCTGGCCATCGCCCTGCGCACCTTCTTCATCGATGGGGACCGCACGATGTGGGAGGCGGGCGCGGGTCTCGTGGCGGACTCGGTGCCGTCGAAGGAAGCGGATGAGACGGAGGCCAAGGCGCGGGTGCTCGCCACGGCCCTGAAGCAGGCGCGTGAGGGAGGTGTGCGGTGA
- a CDS encoding anthranilate synthase component II produces the protein MILVIDNYDSFTFNLVQLLYTLGAEVKVARNDEIDAAGVAASGASHLVVSPGPCTPTEAGVSMEAIRGAKVPVLGVCLGHQSIGAVFGGKVVRAPEPVHGKTAAIRHENRSIFEGMPQGFQAARYHSLVVEAASLPAELEATAWTPEGLIMGLRHRERPVVGLQFHPESVLTPEGPKLVRNFLDGRL, from the coding sequence GTGATCCTCGTCATCGACAACTACGACTCGTTCACCTTCAACCTCGTGCAGCTCCTCTACACGCTGGGTGCCGAGGTGAAGGTGGCTCGCAACGATGAGATCGACGCCGCGGGCGTGGCGGCCTCGGGCGCGTCGCACCTGGTGGTGTCGCCGGGGCCGTGCACGCCGACGGAGGCCGGGGTCAGCATGGAGGCCATCCGCGGCGCGAAGGTGCCGGTGCTGGGCGTGTGTCTGGGCCACCAGTCCATCGGAGCCGTCTTCGGCGGCAAGGTGGTGCGGGCGCCAGAGCCGGTGCACGGCAAGACGGCGGCCATCCGCCACGAGAACCGCAGCATCTTCGAGGGCATGCCCCAGGGCTTCCAGGCGGCGCGCTATCACTCGCTGGTGGTGGAGGCGGCGAGCCTGCCCGCGGAGCTGGAGGCCACGGCATGGACGCCGGAAGGGCTCATCATGGGGCTGCGCCACCGCGAGCGGCCCGTGGTGGGCCTGCAGTTCCACCCCGAGAGCGTCCTCACCCCCGAGGGCCCGAAGCTGGTGCGCAACTTCCTCGACGGGCGCCTGTAG
- a CDS encoding alpha/beta hydrolase-fold protein, which yields MDAITLEKRARAEGSPVIDGEEATFVWRGRKPVSVAGDFQDWSGEPIPLKEVAPRLWTHTLTLPRDTYVEYAFLDAKGQRVRDAFNSRLTPNGFGDFNHYFHMPESGPTPLSRRQRDVPRGLVSRHLVETQEFCVGRKRAVFLYAPPTSEPCPLVVVFDGPDYLRRAKLHTLVDNLIAQGRIRPIALAMVANGGHARTVEYTCSEATLAFLLRIVLPLARKELNLLDEKREPGVHGVLGASLGGLISLYTGLRAPEVFGHVLSQSGAFSVWDRDFVVFDLARRAPSRPLDVWMDCGHFEALVEGNERMLPVLQSSGHRAEYREYHGGHNYSAWRDDVWRGLEWLYGPGR from the coding sequence ATGGACGCCATTACGCTGGAGAAGCGGGCCCGCGCCGAGGGCTCGCCGGTCATCGATGGAGAGGAGGCCACCTTCGTCTGGCGCGGGCGCAAGCCCGTGTCCGTCGCGGGCGACTTCCAGGACTGGTCGGGTGAGCCCATCCCCCTGAAGGAGGTGGCGCCGAGGCTGTGGACGCACACGCTGACGCTGCCTCGTGACACCTATGTGGAGTACGCCTTCCTGGATGCGAAGGGGCAGCGGGTGCGCGATGCGTTCAACTCGCGCCTCACTCCCAACGGGTTCGGGGACTTCAACCACTACTTCCACATGCCCGAGTCCGGGCCCACGCCCCTCTCGCGGCGGCAGCGGGACGTGCCACGGGGGCTCGTCTCGCGCCACCTGGTGGAGACACAGGAGTTCTGTGTGGGGCGGAAGCGCGCGGTGTTCCTCTACGCGCCTCCCACCTCCGAGCCCTGCCCCCTGGTGGTGGTGTTCGACGGACCGGACTACCTGCGGCGCGCGAAGCTGCACACCCTCGTGGACAACCTCATCGCCCAGGGCCGCATCCGCCCCATCGCCCTGGCCATGGTGGCCAACGGCGGCCACGCTCGCACCGTCGAGTACACGTGCAGCGAGGCCACCCTGGCCTTCCTGCTGCGCATCGTCCTGCCGCTCGCTCGCAAGGAGTTGAACCTCCTCGACGAGAAGCGCGAGCCCGGCGTCCATGGCGTGCTCGGCGCGTCCCTGGGCGGGCTGATCTCCCTGTACACGGGGCTGCGCGCCCCGGAGGTCTTCGGCCACGTGCTCTCCCAGTCGGGCGCCTTCAGCGTGTGGGACCGCGACTTCGTGGTGTTCGACCTCGCTCGCAGGGCCCCGTCCCGGCCACTCGACGTGTGGATGGACTGCGGCCACTTCGAGGCGCTCGTCGAGGGCAACGAGCGCATGCTCCCGGTCCTCCAGTCCTCCGGTCACCGGGCGGAGTACCGCGAGTATCACGGCGGTCACAACTACTCGGCCTGGCGCGATGACGTGTGGCGCGGCCTCGAGTGGCTCTACGGCCCAGGGCGCTGA
- a CDS encoding NAD(P)H-dependent flavin oxidoreductase encodes MDTWRQLANQLGIEHPIIQAPMAGGSTTPELVAAVSNAGGLGSVGAAYLKPEDIVRFGQRVRELTDRPYSINLFAPQPPPGEVDPSRMLAVLARHHQELGLAPPRPPTSPFPPFEEQVDAVVETGIRLFSFTMGIPPPAVLERLKARKMVLMGTATNVREAKLLEAAGVDIIIAQGSEAGGHRGTFAEPFDAGMVGTMALVPQVADAVRLPVVASGGIMDGRGIAAARMLGASGVQLGTAFLSCPESGASPAYKAALRAARDESTLITRALSGRPARGLPNALTEELGNSEDILPFPLQHAATSPLRSAAAGRNDPRFMTLWSGQAAPLSLGIPAAELVRKLIADTTRLLG; translated from the coding sequence ATGGACACGTGGCGTCAGCTCGCGAACCAGCTCGGAATCGAACACCCCATCATCCAGGCGCCGATGGCGGGCGGCAGCACGACGCCGGAGCTGGTCGCCGCCGTCTCGAACGCGGGCGGGCTGGGCTCCGTGGGCGCCGCCTACCTGAAGCCCGAGGACATCGTGCGGTTCGGTCAGCGGGTGCGAGAACTCACCGATCGGCCCTACTCCATCAACCTCTTCGCGCCCCAGCCGCCTCCCGGCGAGGTCGACCCGAGCCGGATGCTGGCGGTGCTGGCCCGGCATCACCAGGAGCTCGGGCTTGCGCCTCCGCGCCCCCCCACCTCCCCCTTCCCTCCCTTCGAGGAGCAGGTGGACGCCGTCGTGGAGACCGGTATCCGGCTCTTCAGCTTCACGATGGGGATTCCACCGCCCGCGGTGCTCGAGAGGCTGAAGGCGCGGAAGATGGTGCTCATGGGCACCGCCACGAACGTGCGAGAGGCGAAGCTGCTCGAGGCCGCGGGGGTCGACATCATCATCGCGCAGGGCAGCGAGGCCGGTGGACACCGGGGCACCTTCGCGGAGCCCTTCGACGCCGGGATGGTGGGCACCATGGCCCTGGTCCCGCAGGTCGCCGACGCGGTGCGCCTCCCGGTGGTGGCGAGCGGGGGCATCATGGACGGGCGGGGAATCGCCGCCGCGCGCATGCTCGGGGCCAGTGGCGTGCAGTTGGGGACGGCATTCCTGAGCTGCCCGGAATCGGGCGCCTCTCCTGCCTACAAGGCCGCGCTCCGTGCGGCGCGGGACGAGTCGACCCTCATCACCCGGGCGCTCTCCGGCAGGCCGGCGCGCGGCCTCCCCAACGCCCTCACGGAGGAGCTGGGGAATTCGGAGGACATCCTCCCCTTCCCGCTCCAGCACGCGGCCACGAGCCCGCTGCGGAGCGCCGCGGCGGGCCGGAACGACCCCCGCTTCATGACACTCTGGTCGGGTCAGGCCGCGCCGCTCTCCCTGGGCATTCCCGCGGCGGAGCTGGTGCGGAAGCTGATCGCGGACACCACGCGGCTCCTCGGTTGA
- a CDS encoding HEAT repeat domain-containing protein: MLAALVLLGPGVVLACSRAVPNPWTLRTPDERFELSMKPQGDSPRASLTLFDHRAGKVVWQRELEYGLSRGEALVSADGRYVVLIRSFSETVVAYGPEGKESGQWSLGSPLLPSERRRLVETPCGVSWVESPQLDGDVLTLRVPRIVSMPQRPPPADSLFQGTPFRIELSTNRITRGALPPPPSTASLIQAFRRETRTSVRFGIARELLIRAHEADRRGGAPELSRFWLEVLRDPSEAKDLYHLATEALDFIGTDEDIRRLAEASLPADVEDSSAALLSLFERRLPEDAVRFSLYVIQERRPPEHLRERALAHLGGRAGEDFSKVLMFALRDPSSRVRKAALHQMEKRGASRHDFELAIPSLNDPDASVRRAAEASLCRVLWTLSGDEFQTAFAQARRARADVKLAECPR; encoded by the coding sequence TTGCTCGCGGCCCTGGTGCTGCTGGGGCCCGGGGTGGTGCTGGCGTGCTCGCGCGCTGTGCCCAACCCCTGGACGCTGCGCACTCCCGATGAGCGCTTCGAGCTGTCCATGAAGCCGCAGGGTGATTCCCCCAGGGCTTCGCTCACCCTGTTCGACCACCGGGCGGGCAAGGTCGTCTGGCAACGTGAGCTCGAGTATGGCCTCTCCCGGGGTGAGGCCCTCGTTTCGGCGGATGGCCGCTATGTGGTCCTGATCCGAAGCTTCTCGGAGACGGTGGTCGCCTACGGACCCGAGGGAAAGGAGAGCGGTCAGTGGTCCCTGGGGTCCCCGCTCCTGCCCTCCGAGCGGCGGCGGCTCGTCGAGACCCCTTGTGGCGTCAGTTGGGTGGAGTCGCCCCAACTCGATGGCGATGTGCTCACCCTGCGCGTCCCCCGCATCGTGTCCATGCCTCAACGTCCCCCTCCCGCTGACTCCCTGTTCCAGGGCACTCCCTTCCGCATCGAGCTGTCCACGAACCGGATCACCCGGGGCGCGCTGCCTCCTCCTCCGAGCACCGCCTCTCTCATTCAGGCCTTCCGGCGGGAGACCCGCACGTCCGTGCGCTTCGGCATCGCCAGGGAGCTGTTGATACGCGCGCACGAGGCCGATCGCCGCGGCGGCGCTCCCGAGTTGAGCCGCTTCTGGCTGGAGGTGCTGCGCGACCCCAGCGAGGCGAAGGACCTGTACCACCTCGCCACCGAGGCCCTCGATTTCATCGGCACGGACGAGGACATCCGCCGCCTGGCCGAGGCCTCCCTGCCCGCCGATGTGGAGGACTCCAGCGCGGCCCTCCTCTCCTTGTTCGAGCGGCGGCTCCCCGAGGATGCCGTGCGCTTCTCCTTATATGTCATCCAGGAGCGGCGCCCTCCCGAGCACCTTCGTGAGCGCGCCCTCGCGCACCTGGGCGGGCGGGCAGGAGAGGACTTCAGCAAGGTCTTGATGTTCGCGCTGCGGGATCCGTCCTCCCGCGTCCGCAAGGCCGCGCTTCACCAGATGGAGAAGCGCGGTGCCTCGCGTCATGACTTCGAGCTGGCGATCCCCTCCCTCAATGACCCCGATGCCTCCGTCCGGCGCGCCGCCGAGGCGTCCCTGTGCCGCGTGCTGTGGACGCTGTCGGGCGATGAGTTCCAGACGGCCTTCGCCCAGGCACGCCGCGCCAGGGCCGATGTGAAGCTGGCCGAATGTCCCCGGTGA
- a CDS encoding FG-GAP and VCBS repeat-containing protein, producing MSLSLLRLRCVLSWGGLALLVGVSPACRFFQPAPATTPINRVYTAGPSNSLSMMGNFSTGAALVDINQDGWTDLVMANGNDVAPQGLVAFYNRKSAQQPFPGGATPDWFSEGYDYHGGLAVGDINGDGLPDVAAAVPFDKLRNGGSGRVDVYFNRGGTLEAVPSYHTDSGFMPTGCTFADVDGDGDLDLVVAVLQENEPPDGTSPGGHQRIYLNDGQGLSGTPAWKSEVRLKSTSVLGADIDQDGRMDLAFAATDVAVFYGQARAGRPVPFQGSPDWRSSPRTSPGSCFYGLDVGRVGSGNRLALAAGLNCENASPCTTGFFLYQPSQGTQPVWSNTTAQNSSKVLLADVNGDGWLDLLTSQMGIQFSGAPVVFFQGTSTSFEHKSGYQGSVSAIGQQLAVGDLRNKAVRSCSQSFQSETPLSVVTLKERQVFSVKSVRRNGSPVERFAWAPGGNWISLKRPLGPGETLEVEYTTSPVLDVFTAVSTPNLASYFLYSWYEPTSGGCANP from the coding sequence GTGAGCCTTTCTCTTCTCCGCCTCCGATGTGTCCTGTCCTGGGGGGGGCTGGCGCTGCTGGTGGGGGTCTCCCCAGCCTGCCGTTTCTTCCAGCCCGCCCCCGCGACGACCCCCATCAACCGCGTCTACACCGCGGGGCCGTCGAACTCCCTGAGCATGATGGGGAACTTCTCCACGGGCGCCGCCCTGGTGGACATCAACCAAGATGGTTGGACGGATCTGGTGATGGCCAACGGGAACGACGTGGCTCCCCAGGGGCTCGTGGCCTTCTACAACCGCAAGTCGGCGCAGCAGCCGTTCCCCGGCGGCGCCACCCCGGATTGGTTCTCCGAGGGCTATGACTACCATGGTGGGCTCGCCGTGGGAGACATCAACGGCGATGGTCTGCCCGACGTGGCGGCGGCGGTTCCCTTCGACAAGCTTCGCAACGGGGGCTCGGGCCGGGTGGATGTCTATTTCAACCGGGGCGGGACGCTGGAGGCCGTGCCCTCCTACCACACCGACTCCGGCTTCATGCCGACGGGCTGCACCTTCGCGGACGTGGACGGAGATGGAGACCTCGACCTGGTCGTGGCGGTGTTGCAGGAGAACGAGCCCCCGGATGGGACGTCCCCGGGTGGCCACCAGCGCATCTACCTCAACGATGGCCAGGGGTTGAGCGGCACGCCGGCCTGGAAGAGCGAGGTGCGGCTGAAGTCCACCTCGGTGCTGGGCGCGGACATCGACCAGGACGGCCGGATGGATCTCGCCTTCGCCGCCACGGATGTCGCGGTCTTCTACGGACAGGCTCGGGCGGGCCGGCCGGTGCCCTTCCAGGGCTCGCCGGATTGGCGCTCCTCGCCGCGCACGTCCCCGGGGTCCTGCTTCTATGGCCTGGATGTCGGGCGGGTGGGGAGCGGGAACCGGTTGGCCCTCGCGGCCGGCCTCAACTGTGAGAACGCCTCGCCCTGCACCACCGGCTTCTTCCTCTACCAGCCGTCCCAGGGGACCCAGCCCGTCTGGAGCAACACCACCGCCCAGAACAGCTCGAAGGTGCTGCTCGCGGACGTCAACGGCGATGGCTGGTTGGATCTGCTGACGAGCCAGATGGGCATCCAGTTCTCCGGCGCGCCCGTCGTCTTCTTCCAGGGCACGAGCACCTCCTTCGAGCACAAGAGCGGCTACCAGGGCTCCGTGAGCGCCATCGGTCAGCAACTGGCCGTCGGAGATCTGCGGAACAAGGCGGTACGCTCCTGCTCCCAGTCCTTCCAATCGGAGACTCCGCTCTCGGTGGTGACGTTGAAGGAGCGCCAGGTGTTCTCGGTGAAGTCGGTGCGGCGCAACGGGTCCCCGGTGGAGCGCTTCGCCTGGGCACCCGGTGGGAACTGGATCTCCCTGAAGCGGCCGCTCGGGCCGGGAGAGACGCTGGAGGTGGAGTACACCACCTCGCCCGTGCTCGACGTCTTCACCGCCGTCTCCACGCCCAACCTGGCCAGCTACTTCCTCTATAGCTGGTACGAGCCCACCTCCGGAGGTTGCGCCAATCCCTGA
- a CDS encoding IPT/TIG domain-containing protein, whose translation MLIHLLSDYIRNPDVRRQFSDNPDELCAKYGIPPESLKQLQSGNVAGMLKHLAEELSNHALLGQGRRVFFWGGADITVTGVSPDTGKVNTRVHVTISGTNFPTDAEVTLQKPGVTLQAKSVKSVSTTELEAIVMASEAGSYDVVVKNPTTGTSGTKSQGFTATA comes from the coding sequence GTGCTCATCCATCTGTTGTCGGACTACATCCGCAATCCCGACGTGCGTAGGCAGTTCTCGGACAACCCTGACGAGCTTTGCGCCAAGTACGGCATCCCGCCCGAGTCCCTGAAGCAGCTTCAGTCGGGCAACGTCGCAGGGATGCTCAAGCACCTCGCGGAGGAGCTGAGCAACCACGCCCTGCTCGGCCAGGGCCGGCGGGTGTTCTTCTGGGGTGGCGCCGACATCACCGTCACGGGCGTCTCGCCCGACACCGGGAAGGTGAACACGCGGGTGCATGTGACGATCTCCGGGACCAACTTCCCGACGGATGCCGAGGTGACGCTCCAGAAGCCCGGTGTGACCCTCCAGGCGAAGTCGGTGAAGTCCGTGAGCACGACGGAGCTCGAGGCCATCGTGATGGCCTCCGAGGCGGGGTCCTACGACGTGGTGGTGAAGAATCCAACCACCGGCACCTCCGGGACCAAATCCCAGGGCTTCACCGCCACGGCCTGA